From a region of the bacterium genome:
- the gndA gene encoding NADP-dependent phosphogluconate dehydrogenase, with the protein MKKAEIGIIGMEVMGRNLALNFERNGYTVCVFNRTGEKTKAFVETQGKGKNIIPTYDISDFVTNLERPRKIMLMVKEGQPVDDFISKLLPLLEKGDLIIDGGNSFFKDTIRRNKELSEKGILFIGTGVSGGEEGALKGPAIMPGGQFEAYKLVEEMLKKISAKAYDGEPCVTYIGPDGAGHFVKMVHNGIEYGDMQLIGECCWFFKNGFGMTSGEIADIMIEWNGENDILRSYLIQITGDLMKEKHKVKPDEYLVDIVADITRMKGTGTWTVQSALELLVPVPTIASAVFSREMSQDKDIRLNVSSLLKLDIKEKFKGSKKNIIKIAHDALYIAKISSYAQGLALLKAASEFYKWDLKLGEIAKIWRAGCIIRAQFLDEITKAYKENPDLPNLLVDKNFSEFITKNIKKLAKFIEISHKAGVPVPAFSNSYDYILQITSPVMFSAQVSALQRDYFGAHGYFKLKGIDNPEILKTEDGKEGEFHTEWLVEGRPEKEVTK; encoded by the coding sequence ATGAAAAAAGCAGAGATTGGAATTATTGGTATGGAAGTTATGGGAAGGAATTTAGCACTTAATTTTGAAAGGAATGGTTATACTGTTTGTGTTTTTAATAGGACAGGGGAAAAGACAAAGGCATTTGTAGAAACGCAGGGAAAGGGAAAAAATATAATACCAACTTATGATATTTCTGATTTTGTTACAAATCTTGAAAGACCAAGAAAAATTATGCTTATGGTTAAAGAAGGACAACCAGTGGATGATTTCATTTCAAAACTTCTTCCTTTACTTGAAAAAGGTGATTTAATAATTGATGGTGGAAATTCATTTTTCAAGGATACTATCAGGAGAAATAAAGAACTTTCTGAAAAAGGAATTCTATTTATTGGTACCGGTGTTTCTGGAGGGGAGGAGGGTGCGTTAAAGGGCCCTGCTATTATGCCGGGAGGTCAGTTTGAGGCTTATAAACTTGTTGAAGAAATGTTAAAGAAAATATCTGCAAAAGCATATGATGGAGAACCGTGTGTAACTTATATTGGTCCTGATGGAGCAGGTCATTTTGTAAAGATGGTACATAATGGTATTGAGTATGGAGATATGCAGTTGATTGGTGAATGTTGCTGGTTTTTCAAAAATGGTTTTGGAATGACTTCTGGAGAAATTGCAGATATAATGATTGAATGGAATGGAGAAAATGATATTTTGAGAAGTTATTTAATTCAGATAACAGGTGATTTGATGAAAGAAAAACATAAAGTAAAGCCAGATGAATATCTTGTTGATATAGTTGCAGATATTACAAGAATGAAAGGAACAGGTACATGGACAGTTCAGAGTGCACTTGAATTACTTGTTCCTGTTCCAACAATTGCTTCTGCTGTTTTTTCAAGAGAAATGTCACAGGATAAGGATATAAGATTGAATGTTTCTTCTCTTTTAAAACTTGATATTAAAGAAAAATTTAAGGGTTCAAAGAAAAATATTATAAAAATTGCTCATGATGCTTTATATATTGCTAAAATTTCATCCTATGCACAGGGACTTGCTCTTTTAAAGGCAGCAAGTGAATTTTATAAATGGGATTTAAAACTTGGAGAGATTGCAAAAATATGGAGAGCAGGTTGTATAATAAGAGCACAATTTCTTGATGAAATAACAAAGGCATATAAGGAAAATCCAGACCTTCCAAATCTTCTTGTTGATAAAAACTTCTCTGAATTTATTACAAAAAATATTAAAAAACTTGCAAAATTTATTGAAATTTCCCATAAAGCAGGAGTTCCAGTTCCTGCTTTTTCAAATTCTTATGATTATATTTTACAGATAACAAGTCCGGTTATGTTTTCTGCTCAGGTAAGTGCTTTACAGAGAGATTATTTTGGTGCTCATGGATATTTTAAATTGAAAGGAATTGATAATCCTGAAATTTTAAAAACAGAAGACGGAAAAGAGGGAGAATTTCATACTGAATGGCTTGTTGAAGGAAGACCTGAAAAAGAAGTAACAAAATAA